From Desulfonatronum thiodismutans, a single genomic window includes:
- a CDS encoding response regulator, with protein sequence MDISSTAKEQAMKYRILFVDDEHQVLHGLRRMLHSQSREWELHFAPGGKEALELMAATSMDVVVSDMRMPGMDGLQLLTEVKELYPNAARVALSGHMDERMIMGSTKVVHQYLSKPCSPEALIAVLRRLLALRRYLAEEALTCLSSSLEQIPSLPKLYVAIQEELQSSHCSLKKVGEIISTDVGMSAKILQLVNSSFFGMYTKVTSPAQAVNLLGTETVKALVLHVQIFSQYDPRKCPRLSLARLARHSLMTATLTKRICAMENESRDIQEDAFLAGILHDVGKLIFAVNCPGLYDEILEMVAAKNMSLPAVEREVLGAGHAQLGAYVLGLWGMSDPVLEAIAFHHEPVLSTTTQFVPLTALHAANALTIQLQPEGPTGMPEGLDADYLAFCGLSDRISLWEGMARDLFGMAEVESAT encoded by the coding sequence ATGGACATCTCATCAACCGCCAAGGAGCAGGCCATGAAGTACCGCATTCTGTTCGTGGACGACGAGCATCAAGTACTGCACGGGTTGCGGCGGATGCTACACAGTCAGAGTCGGGAGTGGGAGTTGCATTTCGCGCCCGGCGGGAAAGAAGCCTTGGAGCTGATGGCCGCCACGTCCATGGACGTGGTGGTTTCGGACATGCGCATGCCGGGCATGGATGGGCTCCAGCTGTTGACCGAGGTCAAGGAGCTGTATCCCAATGCCGCCCGGGTGGCCTTGTCAGGGCATATGGACGAACGGATGATCATGGGCTCCACCAAGGTGGTGCATCAGTATCTGAGCAAGCCGTGCAGTCCGGAAGCGTTGATCGCCGTGCTTCGCCGTCTCCTGGCCCTGCGCCGCTATCTGGCCGAGGAAGCCCTGACCTGTCTGTCCTCCAGCCTGGAACAAATCCCCAGTCTGCCCAAGCTGTACGTGGCGATTCAGGAAGAATTGCAATCCTCCCACTGCTCCTTGAAGAAAGTCGGCGAAATTATTTCCACGGACGTGGGCATGTCCGCCAAAATTCTGCAACTGGTCAACTCGTCCTTTTTCGGAATGTACACCAAGGTGACCAGCCCAGCCCAGGCCGTGAATCTGTTGGGTACGGAAACGGTCAAGGCCCTGGTGCTGCATGTCCAGATTTTTTCACAATATGATCCCAGGAAATGCCCGCGCTTATCCCTGGCCCGGCTTGCCCGGCACAGCCTGATGACCGCCACCCTGACCAAGCGGATCTGTGCCATGGAAAACGAGTCTCGGGATATCCAGGAAGATGCGTTCCTGGCCGGAATTCTCCATGACGTGGGCAAGTTGATTTTTGCCGTGAACTGTCCTGGATTGTACGATGAGATACTTGAAATGGTCGCCGCGAAAAACATGTCGCTACCCGCCGTGGAACGAGAGGTTCTGGGTGCCGGACATGCCCAGCTTGGGGCCTATGTCCTGGGCTTGTGGGGCATGTCCGATCCGGTGCTGGAAGCCATCGCCTTTCATCATGAACCCGTTCTGAGCACCACGACGCAGTTTGTTCCCTTGACGGCACTGCATGCCGCCAACGCATTGACCATCCAGTTGCAACCCGAAGGCCCCACCGGAATGCCCGAAGGGCTGGATGCGGACTACTTGGCTTTCTGTGGCCTGTCGGACCGGATATCCCTCTGGGAGGGAATGGCCAGAGATCTCTTCGGAATGGCCGAAGTCGAGAGCGCAACCTGA
- a CDS encoding sll1863 family stress response protein, translated as MSEKRDAYVQRLKAKVDEWNADIDKLTAKADQAEADAKIKCQQKLEELRSKRQELEEKIVDLQSAGESTWEELRQGVESSWGVWKASFARAKTAFEKGYQEGREERQSKDRDE; from the coding sequence ATGTCGGAAAAACGTGATGCGTATGTCCAGAGGTTGAAAGCCAAGGTTGACGAATGGAACGCGGACATCGACAAATTGACGGCCAAAGCGGACCAGGCCGAAGCGGACGCAAAAATCAAGTGTCAGCAGAAGCTTGAAGAGTTGCGGTCAAAGCGCCAGGAATTGGAAGAGAAAATCGTGGATCTGCAAAGCGCGGGAGAATCAACCTGGGAAGAACTCAGGCAGGGCGTCGAATCCTCCTGGGGAGTATGGAAGGCGAGTTTTGCCAGGGCGAAAACAGCATTTGAAAAGGGGTATCAGGAAGGTCGGGAAGAGAGGCAGAGCAAAGACCGTGACGAGTAG
- the treZ gene encoding malto-oligosyltrehalose trehalohydrolase translates to MNNQIRSFLERCSFGPSLEDAGVRFRLWAPGAKHVDVVLTGEGAERSVAMADAGNGWREVLVPEAGVGSLYHFKINGETLVPDPGSRFQPEDGFGPSQVVDTAGFTWENSDWKGRPWAETVLYELHVGTFTPEGTYDGVRARLPYLKELGVTAVELMPLADFPGRRNWGYDGVLPFAPDSVYGSPQDLRRLIDEAHGLGLMVFLDVVYNHFGPEGNYLHLYAPQFFTEAYQTPWGSAIDFSVRQVRDFFIANAVFWLREYRFDGLRLDAVHAIQDDGPVHILEELAQTVSKVLPQDRHVHLVLENDANQARFLGRAGTGEPKYYVAQWNDDIHHVYHVLGTGETQGYYADYADNALDRLGRCLAEGFAYQGEPSPHREGEARGEPSAHLPPEAFVAFIQNHDQIGNRALGERLTLLAPVEKRTALTAMYLLSPQIPMLYMGEEWATEQPFPFFCDFQGDLADAVREGRRKEFAAFPEFADPAMRKRIPDPNDPATARSAVLNWDERYSVGHAQWLTFYRDLLALRRERIVPLLGLMQPGAATWQIHESSVLIVDWPLTDDRVLRMTGNLGPKSFLTNSGPKNAPDSLDIIYVSPYAQRKGNDVELQGWGIMWTVVPK, encoded by the coding sequence ATGAACAATCAGATTAGATCCTTCTTGGAAAGGTGTTCCTTTGGCCCGAGTCTCGAAGACGCCGGCGTACGTTTTCGGCTTTGGGCTCCGGGAGCCAAACACGTGGACGTGGTCCTGACGGGAGAGGGAGCGGAGCGGAGCGTGGCCATGGCGGACGCTGGAAACGGCTGGCGCGAGGTTTTGGTTCCCGAGGCCGGGGTCGGCTCCTTGTATCATTTCAAGATCAACGGCGAGACTCTGGTCCCGGACCCGGGTTCGCGCTTTCAGCCTGAGGACGGCTTCGGGCCGAGCCAGGTGGTGGATACCGCCGGGTTCACCTGGGAGAATTCGGACTGGAAAGGGCGGCCCTGGGCGGAGACCGTGCTCTACGAGCTCCATGTGGGCACGTTCACGCCGGAAGGCACCTATGACGGAGTCCGCGCCCGCTTGCCATATCTCAAGGAACTGGGCGTCACGGCCGTGGAGCTGATGCCTCTGGCCGATTTTCCGGGTCGCCGCAATTGGGGGTATGACGGGGTGCTGCCCTTTGCCCCGGATTCGGTCTACGGCTCGCCTCAGGATTTGCGGCGTCTCATCGACGAGGCCCATGGGCTGGGGCTGATGGTTTTTCTGGACGTGGTCTACAATCATTTCGGCCCGGAAGGAAACTACCTCCATCTCTATGCTCCCCAGTTCTTCACCGAGGCCTACCAGACCCCCTGGGGATCGGCCATTGATTTTTCCGTGCGTCAGGTCCGGGACTTTTTTATTGCCAACGCCGTGTTCTGGCTGCGGGAGTATCGGTTTGACGGCCTACGCCTGGACGCGGTCCATGCCATCCAGGATGACGGTCCCGTGCATATCCTGGAGGAATTGGCCCAGACCGTGAGCAAGGTGCTTCCCCAGGACCGACACGTGCACCTGGTTTTGGAAAACGACGCCAATCAGGCTCGGTTTCTGGGGCGAGCAGGAACCGGGGAGCCAAAATACTACGTGGCCCAGTGGAACGACGATATTCACCATGTCTACCATGTGCTGGGTACCGGGGAGACCCAGGGCTACTACGCGGACTACGCGGACAACGCGCTGGACCGGCTGGGCCGATGTTTGGCCGAGGGCTTCGCCTATCAGGGCGAACCCTCACCCCACCGGGAGGGCGAGGCCCGGGGCGAGCCCAGTGCCCATCTCCCGCCCGAAGCCTTCGTGGCCTTTATTCAGAACCACGACCAGATCGGCAACCGGGCTTTGGGAGAGCGGCTGACCTTGCTGGCCCCGGTGGAAAAGCGCACGGCCCTGACGGCCATGTATTTGCTCAGCCCCCAGATTCCGATGCTCTACATGGGCGAGGAGTGGGCCACGGAGCAGCCTTTTCCGTTTTTTTGCGACTTCCAGGGCGATTTGGCCGATGCGGTCCGGGAAGGCCGGCGCAAGGAATTCGCGGCCTTCCCGGAGTTCGCCGACCCGGCCATGCGCAAGCGCATCCCCGACCCCAACGATCCTGCCACGGCCCGGAGCGCCGTGTTGAACTGGGATGAGCGCTATTCCGTGGGGCACGCCCAGTGGCTGACCTTCTACCGGGATCTTCTGGCCCTGCGCCGGGAACGCATCGTGCCCTTGCTGGGTTTGATGCAGCCCGGAGCCGCCACATGGCAAATCCACGAATCCAGCGTGCTAATCGTGGACTGGCCATTGACCGATGACCGTGTTCTGCGCATGACGGGCAATCTCGGTCCCAAGTCATTCCTGACTAACTCTGGCCCGAAAAATGCTCCCGATTCACTGGATATCATCTATGTTTCGCCTTACGCTCAACGAAAAGGAAACGACGTGGAATTGCAGGGCTGGGGAATAATGTGGACCGTGGTCCCTAAATGA